Proteins from one Hemiscyllium ocellatum isolate sHemOce1 chromosome 6, sHemOce1.pat.X.cur, whole genome shotgun sequence genomic window:
- the LOC132816539 gene encoding PI-PLC X domain-containing protein 1-like, whose amino-acid sequence MAHTSITKKTTDSRRKEQISFSSLLQNQFAHWMSDLPEKLWDESLCNLAIPGSHDSMTYCLDLTSPIKPSDKILNYLDHIIPCIIRPEIYKWCRTQESSITEQLEAGIRFFDLRIAHKPNDTTDHLHFVHGIFTTVTVLEALKEFGLWLKAHPKEVVILACRSFDGMNEQQHHELIQEIKNLFESKIYPKTSSEPVTLRRLWELGCQVIISYDDNIAKQYPELWPGIPYWWADTYDPKLLVQYLENQKQAGRPDGFFVAGINLTEDWWYILTHLHSSLKRLTLPNYAYLSDWIKKQVAGPGKHCFNIIAGDFIRAGYLVPAVLSLNNIDVKIGRFY is encoded by the exons ATGGCGCACACATCTATAACCAAG AAAACGACAGATTCAAGGAGAAAGGAACAGATATCATTTTCAAGtcttcttcagaatcagtttgccCATTGGATGTCAGACTTACCAGAAAAGCTATGGGACGAGTCACTGTGCAATCTGGCGATTCCAG GAAGCCATGACTCGATGACCTATTGCTTAGACTTAACCTCTCCGATCAAACCTTCAGATAAGATTTTAAACTATTTGGATCATATAATTCCCTGTATAATTCGACCAGAGATATATAAGTGGTGTAGGACACAG GAATCCAGTATAACTGAACAACTGGAAGCAGGTATTCGGTTCTTTGACTTAAGGATTGCTCATAAACCAAATGATACTACAGATCATTTACACTTTGTACATGGGATCTTTACAACTGTAACTGTCCTG GAGGCTTTGAAGGAGTTTGGACTTTGGTTAAAAGCTCATCCTAAGGAAGTGGTTATATTGGCCTGCAGATCCTTCGACGGGATGAATGAGCAACAACATCATGAGTTAATTCAGGAAATAAAGAACTTATTTGAGTCCAAAATATATCCAAAAACCTCTTCT GAACCAGTAACACTCAGAAGACTTTGGGAGTTGGGTTGCCAAGTCATCATCTCCTATGATGACAATATTGCAAAACAATATCCAGAACTTTGGCCTGGAATCCCTTATTGGTGGGCAGACACATATGATCCTAAATTGCTAGTCCAATATCTAGAAAATCAGAAACAGGCTGGACGACCAG ATGGATTTTTTGTTGCTGGCATAAACCTGACTGAAGATTGGTGGTACATCCTGACTCATCTCCACAGCTCTTTGAAGAGACTGACTCTACCTAATTATGCATATTTGAGTGACTGGATTAAGAAGCAGGTCGCAGGACCCGGAAAGCACTGTTTTAATATAATTGCTGGAGATTTCATAAGAGCTGGCTACCTGGTGCCTGCTGTACTTTCTCTCAATAACATTGATGTAAAAATTGGCAGGTTTTACTGA